A window of Chryseobacterium aquaeductus genomic DNA:
ATATCTAATCTTGACGCAAAGAAAGACTAAGATTTTTTGACATAAACATTCTTTAATTAGGATAAACAAAGGCGTTTCACTTATTAAAGAAATACAAGGTTCTGATGATTTATAATATTTTCATAAATGAATAGTTTTAAAAAACCTTTTCTTAATTATCAGAAATTTGTAATAATAACACTTTGCGAGCTTTTATAAGTGAAACGCCTTTGTGTAACTTAAAAGCAGTTAGTATTTGATAAATCTTTGTGTGCTTTGCGTTAAAATAAACACCACGCCAATATTAGCAGCTTCTTTAAATCAATTTTAAGTGATTTTTAATTTTCCTTAATAAATTAATTTTCTTAATGGTAAGATTTAAGAACAATTAAAAAAAATCTTTCAAATACACTCGATAATTTTCATTTATTCACAGCAACTCTATTTCACAATCACTTAAAAATATTAAATTTGCCAATCATAAAAAAGCTAAAAGCCAAAAGCAATTAGCCAAAAGCAACAACTATGACTTCACAGGAAATACGCCAACAGTTTTTAGACTATTTTAAAAGTAAAAACCACCTTATCGTTCCTTCAGCGCCTATCGTGCTGAAAGATGATCCTACGCTGATGTTTTCCAATTCCGGAATGACGCAGTTCAAAGATTTTTTCTTAGGATATAAAACTCCGACTGCCCCGAGAATTGCCGATACGCAAAAGTGTCTGAGAGTTTCCGGAAAGCACAATGATTTAGATGATGTGGGTCGTGATACGTATCACCACACGATGTTTGAAATGTTGGGGAACTGGTCTTTCGGTGATTATTTCAAAAAAGAAGCCATCTCGTGGGCTTGGGAATTGCTGACAGAAGTGTACGGAATTCCTAAAGAAAATTTGTACGTAACCATTTTTGAAGGCGACGAAAAAGAAAATTTGGAAAGAGATACTGAAGCTTATGATTTGTGGAAACAGTTTGTTTCTGAAGACAGAATCATCAACGGAAACAAAAAAGATAATTTTTGGGAAATGGGCGCAAGCGGACCTTGCGGACCATGTTCAGAAATCCATGTAGATTTAAGAACTCCTGAGGAAAAAGCTAAGATTTCCGGTTTGGAATTGGTGAACAATGATCATCCTCAGGTTGTAGAAATCTGGAATCTCGTCTTCATGCAGTTCAACAGAAAAGCGGATGGTTCTTTGGAAAATCTTCCTGCAAGACACATCGACACTGGAATGGGCTTCGAACGTCTTTGTATGGCTTTGCAACAAAAAGAATCCAATTATGATACTGATGTTTTCACCCCTTTAATTGCTAAAGTGGAAGAACTTTCAGGTAAAAAATATACAGGAATTTTAACAGACGAAAAAGATATCGCAATTCGTGTTGTGGTAGATCACATCAGAGCAGTTTCGTTTGCGATTGCTGACGGGCAGCTTCCTTCCAACGGAGGTGCCGGTTACGTGATCAGAAGAATCTTGAGAAGAGGAATTTCTTACGCTTATCGATTTTTAGACAGAAAAGAACCTTTCCTTTTTGAATTGGTATCAGTTCTTCAAAAACAAATGGGGAAATTCTTCCCTGAATTGGAAAAGCAAGGAAAATTGGTTACTGAAGTCATTAAAAGTGAAGAAGAATCTTTCTTAAAAACGATTGAAAACGGTTTATTAAGAGTTGAAAAATTAATTCAGCAGACGATTGCTGAAGGTTCTAAAGTTTTACCAAGCGTAGAAGTTTTTGAATTATATGACACATATGGTTTCCCTGATGATTTAACGAGAATTATTGCAGAAGAAAAAGGTTTAACCATTGATGAAGCTGGTTTTGAAGCTGAAATGGCAAAACAAAAGCAACGTTCAAAAAAAGATTCAGCTTCTAAAGTGTACGACTGGGTTGTTTTGGAAGAAAAACCTGAAAATTTTGTAGGTTACGATCAAATCGAAGCAGAAACTTACATTACAAGATACAGAAAAGTAGAAAATAAAGACGGCGAATTTTATCAGATCGTGCTGAGCAACTCCCCTTTCTATCCTGAAGGTGGTGGACAAATCGGGGATAAAGGTGTTTTGGAAAATGCAGTTGAAAGCTTTGAAGTTTTAGAAACCAAAAAAGAAAACGGATTGATTATTTCCTTAATCAACGGACTTCCGAAAGATGCAGGAGCTGTTTTCTATGCTAAAGTGAATGCAACCGAAAGAAAAAATTCTCAAGCAAACCATTCTGTAACGCATTTGTTGCACGAGGCTTTGAGAGAAGTTTTAGGAACTCATGTTGAACAAAAAGGTTCATTCGTCGGTCCGGATTATCTGCGTTTTGACTTTTCCCATTTCAGTAAAATGACGGAGGAAGAATTGGCTTTAATTGAAGAAAAAGTCAATGCAAAAATCAAAGAAAATATCGCTTTGCAAGAGTTTAGAAATATTCCGATTCAGGAGGCGATCGACAAAGGTGCAATGGCATTGTTTGGTGAAAAATATGGCGACAGCGTAAGAATGATCCAATTTGGAACTTCAAAAGAATTGTGTGGTGGAACTCACGTACAACATACCAGCGAAATCGGTCATTTTAAAATCAATTCTGAAAGTTCTGCAGCTGCAGGAATCAGAAGGATTGAAGCAATTTCCGGAGACAAATCTGAAGAATATTTTAGAAGTTTAGAAAAACAGGTGATTGAACTTTCTCAATTGTTGAAATCTAAAGACATCGTAAAATCGATCGAGAAGCTGATCGAAGAAAATTCAGCATTAAAATCTGAAGTTGAATCTCTGAAAAAAGAAAAAGCAAAAGGCGAAATCGGAGATTGGAAAACGGCTTACGAACATAAAGGCGACAAACAGCTTTTGGTTAAGAAAACTTCTCTGGACGCAGGTTCGGTAAAAGATATTGTATTCCAACTGAAGAAAGAAATGCCGACTTCTGTGACGGTTGTTTTATCCGATTACGACGGAAAACCAATGATTACTGTTGGAATTTCCGATGATCTGGCTGCAAGTTATCAGGCAGGAACTATTGTGAAAGATTTAGCAAAAGAAATCCAAGGCGGTGGCGGCGGAAATCCTGGTTTTGCAACGGCAGGAGGTAAAAATCTTGATGGTTTGGAGAATGCATATCAGAAGGCTTTGAATCTTTAATTAATTTCTAATAAATATTACCGCTTTGCGGTTTTTTATAATGAACAATCCCTTTCAGTTTGAAAGGGATTGTTTGTATTTAATGACATCTCAGTCGTCCGTCACTTCGAGTAGGGTTTGAAGAAAACCGTATCGAGAAGCCTGCGGATCACGAGTCGTCTTTGGTTCACGGGTTCTCGATACATTTTTCTTCGCAAAGCGGAGAAAAACACTCGAACTGACGAGCGACTGACGAAGCAAAGGCGTTATAGTAAAGACGAAACGTCACTTCGAGTAGGTTTTTGAAAAAAACCGTATCGAGAAGTTTGCAAATCAAAAGTCGTCTTTTGATCACGGGTTCTCGATACATTTTTCTCCGCTGCGCTGCGAAACACTCGAACTGACGAGCGACTGACGAAGCCATTATGTATCTCGTAAACAAGTCGTCACTTCGAGTAGATTTTAAAAAAATCGTATCGAGAAGTTTTCGAATCAAAAGTCGTCTTTTGATCACGGGTTCTCGATACATTTTTCTGCGCTTTGCGAAGAAAAACACTCGAACTGACGGAGTGACTGACGAAGCTAAGTCGTTATTGTTAAGGCGAGACGTCACTTCGAGTAGGTTTTTGAAAAAATCGTATCGAGAAGTTTGCAAATCAAAAGTCGGCTTTTGATCACGGGTTCTCGATACATTTTTCTGCGCTGCGCTGCGAAAAACACTCGAACTGACGTTGCGTGCGACTGATTACCTATCAAAATTTCTTTTTCGCAAGATTAGGCAGGTCTTCATACCTTCCTTCAATTAATGCTAATTTTTTTGCCTGAGACCATTTCTTAATCTTTTTCTCAAAAGTTATCGCTTGTTCAATGTCCATAAACTGACAGAAATAAACTAATTGTAATGGTCGTCTTGAGAAAGTATAAGAACCAAAATGTTTACCGTCCTGATGTTCGTCAAAACGTTTGTAAACATTTTCGGTAACACCGGTGTAATAGGTTTTGTCTGCACAGAGTAATATGTAAACAAATGAAGTTTGCATGATTTATTGTATTAATAAGTTTTGATTCGATGGATCGTCACTTCGAGTAGGTTTTTGAAGAAAACCATATCGAGAAGTTTTTGTTTTAAAGACAAATTTTGCCCTTCGATTCACAGGTTCTCGATACATCCCGATTTCATCGGGACACTCGAACTGACGAGCGACTGACGAAGCTCAACTGACGAAGCCATTATGTATCTCGTAAACAAGTCGTCACTTCGAGTAGGTTTTTGAAGAAAACCATATCGAGAAGTTTTTGTTTTAAAGACAAATTTTGTCCTTCGGTTCACGAGTTCTCGATACATCCCGATTTCATCGGGACACTCGAACTGACGAACGATTGACGAGGCTATCGTGTAAACGAGCCGTCACTTCGAGTAGGTTTTTGAATAAAAACCGTATCGAGAAGTTTTTGTTTTAAAGACAAATTTTGTCCTTCGATTCACGAGTTCTCGATACATCCCGATTTCATCGGGACACTCGAACTGACGAACGATTGACGAACGATTGACGAGGCTATCGTGTAAACGAGCCGTCACTTCGAGTAGGTTTTTGAATAAAAACCGTATCGAGAAGTTTACACCGGATCCGTAGGCGGAGTTTCCGGGAGACCGCTTGGAGTGTCGTAGATAATGTAGTCGTTGTATTTGGCTTCGTTGGTTTCGTAGAAAATATCCCGACCGATTCCTGTGTATTTTGTAAGGAGTTGATAGAGTTTGTTGAGTGCTTCTACACGGCTTTCTGTTGCTACATCACGGTCAGAAATGCCTTTAGCCTGTACATCTATCGCAACATCCAGTGTGTCGCGTTGGGTGATCAGGGTATTGATTTTGTCTGTCGTAAGACCTTCGTCAGAAAGCTCGGGAAGGTACTTCTTAGCGGTAAGGCTCATGATTTTTGCGACACGTACGAGCTCAGCATCACTTTGCTGACTGATCAATGCATTGCCGAACTCCTTGTACTTGGCACTGTACTGTCCGAAAACATTTTCTGCCATATTAAAAATACTGCGCATAGTTTTTTCTAGTGCATTTCTGGCGTCGTCTTTTTGTTCGGTGAGATTTGTTTTGATGGCTTCCAGCTGTTCATCGCTGGGGAAGCTGTCTACAGTGTTGAGTGCACTCGTCAGTTCGGTCTTTTTTGCGGCGTTATAGCCACGGTCTGTAAATTCGGTGATGTCTCTGTCGATTAAAGCGATCAACTCATCTGCCTTTTGTTTGAGTACAGAATCTGCAAGATTAAAATCACGTGTTACTTGTTCTTTTTTCATAATACAACTGTTTTTTGTGTTTAAAAATTTTGATTAAAGTCTATTTTATATTGTCTTTTTACTTTTCTTATTTTTCAGAAAAGGCTGTAAAGTGCTGAAATATAATAAATTGTACTTGATCGCCTCAACGGACTGGTTGATTGCTTCAACGGAGTACTTGATTGCTTCAACGGAACGGTTGATTGCTTTAACGGAGTGGTTGATCGCCTTAACAAAACACTTGAACGTCCTAACGAAACGGTTGATCGCCTCAACTAACTGCCTGAATACTATTTCTAAGCGGTTGAAGCACGCAACAAACTACCTGAACGATCTATCGTAATGCTTTACGGATTTTTCGAGATGAGTTGTTGTTTTATGGAATTGGGATGTTTGTTGGATCTGGAAGTGACTGAATCTTTCGCACGAACTGCGTAGTTATTTTTATAGATCATCATTTTGTTTTTTGTTGTTCTTGAAACAAATATATAAATATTTATGAATAGTATGGGATTAGGATTTTATTTTTTTAAACATAATAACCTCGCCCTCCGCCAGGTTATTATGTTTAAAAATTTTGTATCTGATGGAAGCACGGGCGAGACTTTAGTACTAGCGGGGTATAACGGGGGTCTAAGCAGTAACGCATTTAGCAGCGAAGTCTTCAAAGAATTTTAAATCACTTTCAGCTTTTGTCGTGTCAGGTGGCGTTGGATTTAGTCCTGCTGCCGCATCGTGTACCCATTTAGAACTTTCGGTCATTCCCGTTTCAATTTCATTAATTAAGTCTTCTGTTACAATTATTTTCTTTATTTTCTGTGTTTGAATTCCAAACGAAAATCTTTCGACTACGCCTTTCAATAGTCTTTCCTCTACCGCTCTTTCCCAAGCTTCTCTTAATAAACTATACCAACTTTTTGCAGCAAATAAGTATTCGTCTTCGCTTTCTTCTTTTTCGATTTTCTTTAACCGTACTAACATATCTTTTAATGTTCCAATTCTTGCTTTTACAGGTTGTACAATCCAAGGAAGTTGAGGATTAATTACGCCTGGAGTTCCTCCAGTATTTCTAATTGTTGTGTAACTCAAAGGTGTATCTGTAATTTCTGCAGAAATTTTCAAACGAATGAAAAAGGCAATATCGTGAGTGAAAACAATAACTTGCTTTTGTGATGCAAGTCCAACCAATCTT
This region includes:
- the alaS gene encoding alanine--tRNA ligase, with translation MTSQEIRQQFLDYFKSKNHLIVPSAPIVLKDDPTLMFSNSGMTQFKDFFLGYKTPTAPRIADTQKCLRVSGKHNDLDDVGRDTYHHTMFEMLGNWSFGDYFKKEAISWAWELLTEVYGIPKENLYVTIFEGDEKENLERDTEAYDLWKQFVSEDRIINGNKKDNFWEMGASGPCGPCSEIHVDLRTPEEKAKISGLELVNNDHPQVVEIWNLVFMQFNRKADGSLENLPARHIDTGMGFERLCMALQQKESNYDTDVFTPLIAKVEELSGKKYTGILTDEKDIAIRVVVDHIRAVSFAIADGQLPSNGGAGYVIRRILRRGISYAYRFLDRKEPFLFELVSVLQKQMGKFFPELEKQGKLVTEVIKSEEESFLKTIENGLLRVEKLIQQTIAEGSKVLPSVEVFELYDTYGFPDDLTRIIAEEKGLTIDEAGFEAEMAKQKQRSKKDSASKVYDWVVLEEKPENFVGYDQIEAETYITRYRKVENKDGEFYQIVLSNSPFYPEGGGQIGDKGVLENAVESFEVLETKKENGLIISLINGLPKDAGAVFYAKVNATERKNSQANHSVTHLLHEALREVLGTHVEQKGSFVGPDYLRFDFSHFSKMTEEELALIEEKVNAKIKENIALQEFRNIPIQEAIDKGAMALFGEKYGDSVRMIQFGTSKELCGGTHVQHTSEIGHFKINSESSAAAGIRRIEAISGDKSEEYFRSLEKQVIELSQLLKSKDIVKSIEKLIEENSALKSEVESLKKEKAKGEIGDWKTAYEHKGDKQLLVKKTSLDAGSVKDIVFQLKKEMPTSVTVVLSDYDGKPMITVGISDDLAASYQAGTIVKDLAKEIQGGGGGNPGFATAGGKNLDGLENAYQKALNL
- a CDS encoding GIY-YIG nuclease family protein; amino-acid sequence: MQTSFVYILLCADKTYYTGVTENVYKRFDEHQDGKHFGSYTFSRRPLQLVYFCQFMDIEQAITFEKKIKKWSQAKKLALIEGRYEDLPNLAKKKF